A genome region from Akkermansiaceae bacterium includes the following:
- a CDS encoding FtsQ-type POTRA domain-containing protein: MHQTPRSMRKRSSRARSHRHHAKVLQADVMSPRIAWFTFLGFLRGLGKLALVIVALLAAAYGIRQAVEHTFHRNPDFRLQAIKLNENDVLDEEELVTRLRIDLSSNIFDFDIGRLERELLEMPAIATAEVERNLPGTLDFRITTRKPAAWIACAEEGFQAGRKAGLLLVDHDGFAYPCPVGQAEHGQDLPVLMLASDPAHPIRPGKTLEHPQYGHCLKLLKAIVANHPGELRMVDVISQANEWSLTMRTRSGTLATFGLGDHGRQLGNLAIALDHSRTKGYHIETINLIPKRNVPITVSGDDAPPRAIPVPEESVVGAPADRRAEDIHNLLNRN, encoded by the coding sequence ATGCATCAGACACCCCGCTCCATGCGCAAACGATCCTCAAGGGCACGAAGCCACCGGCACCATGCAAAGGTTCTGCAGGCGGATGTGATGTCGCCGCGGATCGCATGGTTCACATTCCTCGGCTTCCTGCGGGGTCTCGGCAAGCTGGCGCTTGTCATCGTGGCATTGCTTGCGGCGGCCTACGGGATCCGGCAGGCCGTCGAGCATACCTTCCACCGGAATCCGGATTTCCGCCTCCAGGCGATCAAGCTCAACGAAAACGATGTCCTCGACGAGGAGGAGCTTGTCACCCGCCTGCGCATCGACCTTTCCTCGAACATCTTCGATTTCGACATAGGGCGGCTCGAAAGGGAGCTTTTGGAAATGCCGGCCATCGCCACTGCAGAGGTGGAGCGGAACCTGCCGGGCACTCTGGATTTCCGCATCACCACGCGCAAGCCCGCGGCGTGGATCGCGTGCGCGGAGGAGGGTTTCCAGGCCGGGCGGAAAGCTGGTCTGCTGCTCGTTGACCATGACGGCTTCGCCTATCCATGCCCTGTCGGCCAGGCGGAGCACGGCCAGGATCTTCCCGTCCTCATGCTGGCATCCGATCCCGCCCATCCCATCCGCCCTGGGAAAACCCTCGAACATCCGCAGTACGGGCATTGCCTCAAGTTGCTCAAGGCCATCGTGGCGAACCACCCCGGGGAGCTTCGGATGGTCGATGTGATCTCGCAGGCGAACGAATGGTCCCTTACCATGAGAACCCGCAGCGGAACGCTCGCGACCTTCGGGCTGGGGGATCACGGCAGGCAGCTTGGGAATCTCGCCATTGCGCTCGACCATTCCCGCACCAAAGGATACCACATCGAGACGATCAACCTGATCCCGAAACGCAATGTCCCCATCACAGTCTCCGGGGACGACGCCCCTCCCCGCGCCATCCCAGTGCCGGAGGAAAGCGTCGTGGGGGCACCTGCCGACAGGCGCGCCGAGGACATCCACAACCTGTTGAACCGAAACTGA
- a CDS encoding transposase produces the protein MIDPSDRKLSIRRQAKLLGINRNRLAARPTKTSEEDLRIMAIMDNLHMECPFYGQRNFRENLKDHGYFLGRKRIRRLMRIMGLEALVPKPSTSVLQRAQDLPLPVAQPGHQHR, from the coding sequence ATGATCGATCCCAGCGACAGGAAACTCTCGATCCGCAGGCAGGCGAAGCTCCTGGGGATCAACCGCAACCGGCTCGCAGCACGCCCCACCAAGACCAGCGAAGAAGACCTCAGGATCATGGCCATCATGGACAACCTCCATATGGAATGCCCGTTTTACGGACAGCGGAACTTCCGCGAAAACCTCAAGGATCACGGCTATTTCCTCGGTCGCAAGCGCATCCGGCGACTGATGCGCATCATGGGTCTCGAAGCCCTGGTGCCGAAGCCCTCGACGAGTGTCCTGCAAAGGGCACAGGATCTTCCCCTACCTGTTGCGCAACCGGGACATCAGCACCGTTGA
- a CDS encoding putative 4-mercaptohistidine N1-methyltransferase, with translation MSDVYEDRGVLADYLLFHYGSAEEILPPDVGWPAGMHDALDFAVRTVSHFSDKHVARGLDLGCAVGRSTFEMTRLCAQVTGIDFSHAFIDAAKILQQGNSVTYARREEAHRTTAMKATAPAGTDLSKAAFMQGDAMHLPEDLGKFDRVHAANLICRLTDPKLLLERLPDLLNPGGELVIATPCTWLGEFTPPEKWPTGDTLAWLRDSLRHSFELESVGDEPFLIRETARKFQWTRSMVSVWRRGGD, from the coding sequence ATGAGCGACGTTTACGAAGATCGCGGGGTGCTCGCCGATTACTTGCTTTTCCATTACGGGAGTGCGGAGGAGATCCTGCCGCCGGATGTGGGATGGCCTGCGGGGATGCATGATGCGCTGGATTTCGCGGTGCGCACCGTCTCGCACTTTTCGGACAAGCATGTCGCCCGCGGGCTAGATCTCGGCTGCGCTGTGGGACGCTCCACTTTTGAAATGACGCGCCTTTGCGCGCAAGTGACAGGGATCGACTTCTCCCACGCGTTCATCGATGCCGCAAAGATACTCCAACAAGGAAACTCCGTGACATACGCCCGCCGTGAAGAGGCACACCGCACGACTGCAATGAAGGCGACCGCCCCCGCTGGAACAGATCTTTCCAAAGCCGCTTTCATGCAGGGCGATGCCATGCACCTGCCTGAGGATCTGGGAAAATTCGACAGGGTGCACGCTGCGAACCTGATCTGCCGCCTTACGGATCCTAAGCTTTTGCTCGAGCGCCTGCCCGATCTGCTAAACCCCGGTGGCGAGCTGGTCATAGCAACGCCCTGCACTTGGCTCGGGGAATTCACACCGCCTGAAAAATGGCCGACCGGTGATACGCTTGCATGGCTAAGGGATTCCCTCCGCCACAGCTTCGAACTTGAAAGCGTTGGCGACGAGCCGTTCCTCATCCGAGAGACCGCCCGCAAATTCCAGTGGACGAGATCCATGGTGAGCGTATGGCGGAGGGGTGGGGATTGA
- a CDS encoding cysteine--tRNA ligase gives MRLFDTLSRTEKEIRPLDGKTYRFYCCGPTVYGPAHIGNFRTFVLQDVFRRTLETGGTATLHVRNLTDVDDKTIRDSQKAAKTLKEFTEGWTEKFHADCEALACLPPHIEPSAIEHIPQQIAMIAELIAKGNAYASEDGSVYFRISSFPGYGRLSRLDERELDLGKTQNARADADEYEKDSISDFVLWKARREEDGENFWQSPWGQGRPGWHLECSAMIREYLGDSFDLHSGGVDLVFPHHENEIAQSECACGGSFAAHWFHTSHLLVDGGKMSKSLGNMYTLSDLEAKGFTAMEVRYTLIGAHYRKQLNFTLESLSGAKEALGKLAKSAAKLAENMDGETQLQSADFGPFQAAWESLNGDLNTPGALGGIFTGLREASKLTGTEAAAALAGLNRILRALGITLPEISSETTEIPAAIRDLAETRWIARSAKDWATSDKLRDELAAQGWAVKDGKDSYELSKL, from the coding sequence ATGCGTCTCTTCGACACCCTTTCCCGCACCGAAAAGGAAATCCGCCCACTCGATGGGAAAACCTACCGCTTTTATTGCTGCGGCCCCACGGTCTATGGCCCGGCGCACATCGGGAATTTCAGGACTTTCGTGCTCCAGGATGTGTTCCGGCGCACGCTGGAGACCGGCGGCACCGCCACCCTGCATGTCCGCAACCTGACCGATGTCGATGACAAGACGATACGCGATTCCCAGAAGGCCGCGAAGACGCTCAAGGAATTCACCGAGGGATGGACGGAAAAATTTCATGCCGATTGCGAGGCGCTCGCCTGCCTGCCGCCGCACATCGAGCCCTCCGCGATAGAGCATATCCCGCAGCAGATCGCGATGATCGCGGAGCTCATCGCAAAGGGTAACGCCTACGCATCCGAGGACGGCTCCGTCTATTTCCGCATCTCCTCCTTCCCCGGCTACGGCAGGCTCTCCCGCCTCGACGAGCGCGAGCTCGATCTCGGGAAAACCCAGAACGCCCGCGCCGATGCCGACGAGTATGAGAAAGACAGCATCTCCGATTTCGTCCTGTGGAAAGCCCGCAGGGAAGAGGACGGGGAAAATTTCTGGCAATCCCCATGGGGCCAAGGCCGCCCCGGTTGGCACCTTGAGTGCTCCGCGATGATACGCGAATACCTCGGCGATTCCTTCGACCTCCACTCCGGCGGGGTTGATCTGGTTTTCCCGCACCACGAGAACGAGATCGCCCAGAGCGAATGTGCCTGCGGCGGGAGCTTCGCGGCGCATTGGTTCCACACTTCCCACTTGCTCGTGGATGGCGGGAAAATGTCGAAATCGCTCGGCAACATGTACACCCTTTCCGATCTGGAGGCCAAAGGCTTCACCGCCATGGAAGTCCGCTACACCCTCATCGGCGCGCACTACCGCAAGCAGCTGAATTTCACCCTGGAGTCGCTCTCCGGAGCCAAGGAAGCCCTGGGGAAACTCGCGAAATCCGCTGCCAAGCTCGCCGAAAACATGGACGGGGAAACCCAGCTCCAGTCCGCCGATTTCGGCCCCTTCCAGGCTGCCTGGGAATCGCTCAACGGCGACCTCAACACCCCCGGCGCACTCGGCGGAATTTTCACCGGCCTGCGCGAAGCCTCCAAGCTCACCGGCACCGAAGCCGCCGCCGCCCTCGCCGGCCTCAACCGCATCCTCCGCGCCCTCGGCATCACCCTCCCGGAAATTTCCTCCGAAACCACAGAGATTCCCGCCGCGATCCGCGACCTCGCAGAAACCCGCTGGATCGCCCGCTCCGCCAAGGACTGGGCCACCTCCGACAAGCTCCGCGACGAACTCGCCGCGCAAGGCTGGGCGGTGAAGGACGGGAAGGACTCCTACGAACTTTCCAAGCTGTGA
- a CDS encoding transposase, with protein MKRKRRHLTAEFKARVATEALKGEKSIQQIAQENDIAPSQVSTWKKDLEDHMASIFERKNAADQSAEKQERRTSHLERKIGQLLIEKEFLEKKCEQLGIDLSERP; from the coding sequence ATGAAACGAAAGAGAAGACACCTCACCGCCGAGTTCAAGGCCCGCGTCGCCACCGAGGCGCTCAAGGGCGAGAAGAGCATCCAGCAGATCGCCCAGGAGAACGACATCGCCCCTTCACAGGTCAGCACCTGGAAGAAGGATCTCGAAGACCACATGGCCTCGATCTTCGAGCGCAAGAACGCGGCGGACCAAAGCGCCGAGAAGCAGGAGCGCCGGACTTCGCATCTGGAGCGAAAGATCGGCCAACTGCTCATCGAGAAGGAGTTCCTCGAAAAAAAGTGCGAGCAGCTGGGAATCGATCTGAGCGAAAGGCCATGA
- a CDS encoding 23S rRNA (pseudouridine(1915)-N(3))-methyltransferase RlmH encodes MRFRVVVAGKPALDYARAAVEEYMKRLRRHGTYEIVVVKAGDSEAVSARLLDASEGCYRIALDERGEAPATRTLAARIDALEMNGEVKAVAFLIGASDGHSPELRKAADMVLCLSSLTMQHELALVVLLEQLYRLATIKSGSPYHRD; translated from the coding sequence ATGAGATTTCGTGTGGTTGTCGCCGGGAAGCCCGCGCTGGATTATGCCAGGGCGGCGGTGGAGGAATACATGAAGCGCCTGCGAAGGCATGGCACCTATGAAATCGTGGTCGTGAAGGCGGGCGACAGCGAGGCCGTTTCCGCGAGGCTGCTGGATGCCTCCGAAGGCTGCTATCGCATCGCGCTCGACGAGCGCGGCGAAGCACCGGCTACACGCACACTCGCAGCAAGGATCGACGCGTTGGAAATGAATGGGGAGGTCAAGGCTGTTGCATTCCTGATCGGCGCTTCCGACGGCCACAGCCCGGAATTGCGAAAGGCTGCGGACATGGTGCTTTGCCTATCCAGCCTGACGATGCAGCATGAGTTGGCTCTGGTCGTGCTGCTGGAGCAGCTATATCGCCTTGCCACGATCAAATCCGGATCCCCATATCACAGGGACTGA
- a CDS encoding D-alanine--D-alanine ligase, which produces MLETTKIAVLMGGPGAERQVSLASGKAVLNALLSLGLDAVPVDVTGMEINLPEGTGLCFNLIHGTFGEDGQLQEILDAKGVPYTGARATSSRTAFDKGLAKQAFLAADVPTPKSEIIDCTDGPVLPSFPPPFVVKPPREGSSVGIEIVKTQAEAETSIAKASGHSKDLLIEEFISGPELTVPVIDGIAYPVIHIIPPEGVYDMAAKYPWLTGTSKGSQYICPADLDLETTMAVQAAAVAAHKSLGLEVYSRVDVMLGADNKPYVLEANTIPGMTETSLLPKSAAAAGLPFPELCRKIAELSLAIG; this is translated from the coding sequence ATGCTCGAAACAACAAAGATCGCAGTCCTCATGGGTGGGCCCGGCGCCGAACGGCAGGTCTCGCTGGCCTCCGGAAAGGCCGTCCTGAACGCCCTCCTTTCGCTCGGTCTCGATGCCGTTCCCGTTGACGTCACCGGCATGGAGATCAATCTCCCGGAGGGCACCGGCCTCTGTTTCAACCTGATCCACGGCACCTTCGGCGAGGACGGCCAGCTCCAGGAAATCCTCGATGCAAAGGGCGTCCCCTACACCGGCGCGCGCGCCACCTCTTCTCGCACCGCCTTCGACAAAGGCCTCGCGAAGCAGGCTTTCCTCGCGGCGGATGTGCCGACCCCGAAGTCCGAAATCATCGACTGCACCGATGGTCCGGTACTGCCGTCGTTTCCGCCGCCCTTTGTCGTGAAGCCACCCCGGGAGGGATCTTCCGTGGGCATCGAGATTGTGAAAACCCAGGCGGAGGCGGAGACCTCCATCGCGAAAGCCTCCGGCCACTCCAAGGATCTGCTCATCGAGGAATTCATCTCCGGCCCTGAGCTTACCGTGCCGGTCATCGACGGGATCGCCTACCCTGTCATCCACATCATCCCTCCGGAAGGAGTTTATGACATGGCCGCGAAATACCCTTGGCTCACCGGGACTTCCAAAGGCTCCCAATACATCTGTCCCGCAGACCTCGATCTGGAGACCACCATGGCCGTGCAGGCTGCAGCCGTCGCCGCCCACAAGTCGCTGGGTCTTGAGGTGTATTCCCGTGTCGATGTCATGCTCGGTGCGGACAACAAGCCCTATGTCCTTGAGGCGAACACCATCCCAGGCATGACGGAAACCTCGCTTTTGCCGAAATCCGCCGCCGCCGCCGGGCTTCCTTTTCCCGAACTCTGCCGGAAGATCGCGGAGCTTTCCCTCGCCATCGGATAA
- the ftsA gene encoding cell division protein FtsA, whose product MARRTKIHVGLEIGTSKTCIVVGEVKPDSAVKILGIGVTKSAGVRKGELSDFPQARACLKDALAKAEDASDVEIGSVFLSVTGSHLQGVNNSGAFRLPEGQQNVLEEHLEEACSIARDVHYPQDHVCLHTIIRQYRVDGLEQMASPIGLFAKTVEADYHIVHGIGNRIQNSIKLVRECPLEVDDIVFAPIATAQMALDREQRQRGALLIDIGGGTTDYALYLDGCIAASGCIPVGGDHVTNDIHLVTGLPFSKAEKLKCAEGNASSDPSLSVGVAKLADESGFADVEVKRSILNEVIRQRLEETLRLVRARLPKGAVESLGAGVFLTGGTSLMNGFSELAFDVFGRDIYRPEPPDSTSSDHPSFKDPRYATAIGLIRYAQILETENSRPPGCIGKLLGLFWPFGR is encoded by the coding sequence ATGGCACGACGCACGAAAATTCATGTCGGATTGGAAATCGGCACCAGCAAGACCTGCATCGTCGTCGGCGAGGTGAAGCCCGACAGCGCGGTGAAAATCCTCGGCATCGGCGTCACGAAATCGGCCGGCGTGCGCAAGGGTGAGCTCTCCGATTTTCCGCAGGCACGCGCCTGCCTGAAGGACGCCCTGGCCAAGGCAGAGGACGCCAGCGACGTGGAGATCGGCTCCGTGTTCCTGTCCGTGACGGGCTCCCATCTGCAGGGGGTCAACAACAGCGGTGCCTTCCGGCTTCCCGAAGGCCAGCAGAACGTGCTTGAGGAGCACCTTGAGGAGGCTTGCAGCATCGCCCGCGACGTGCATTACCCCCAGGATCACGTCTGCCTCCACACGATCATCCGGCAATACCGCGTTGACGGGCTTGAACAGATGGCCTCGCCCATAGGTCTTTTCGCGAAGACCGTTGAGGCCGACTACCACATCGTCCATGGCATAGGCAACCGTATCCAGAACTCCATCAAGCTCGTCCGCGAGTGCCCTCTGGAGGTGGATGACATCGTATTTGCGCCCATCGCCACCGCACAGATGGCGCTCGACCGCGAGCAACGCCAGCGCGGTGCCCTGCTCATCGACATCGGCGGCGGCACGACCGATTACGCCTTGTATCTCGACGGTTGCATCGCCGCATCCGGCTGCATCCCGGTCGGCGGCGACCACGTCACCAATGACATCCACCTCGTCACCGGATTGCCGTTTTCCAAGGCGGAGAAACTCAAGTGCGCGGAGGGCAACGCCTCGAGCGATCCGTCGCTCTCCGTCGGCGTCGCGAAGCTTGCCGATGAGAGCGGCTTCGCGGATGTGGAGGTCAAGCGCTCCATACTCAACGAGGTCATCCGCCAGAGACTTGAGGAAACGCTGCGGCTGGTGCGTGCCAGGCTTCCCAAGGGCGCCGTCGAATCCCTCGGCGCTGGTGTTTTCCTGACCGGCGGAACCAGCCTGATGAACGGATTTTCCGAACTGGCCTTCGATGTTTTCGGGCGCGACATCTACCGCCCGGAGCCGCCCGATTCCACAAGCTCCGACCATCCGTCCTTCAAGGATCCGCGCTACGCCACTGCCATCGGCCTCATCCGCTACGCCCAGATCCTTGAGACGGAAAACTCCAGGCCACCCGGTTGCATCGGGAAATTGCTCGGCCTGTTCTGGCCGTTTGGCAGGTGA
- the murC gene encoding UDP-N-acetylmuramate--L-alanine ligase — translation MTDLSPILTDRSNPIHIHLIGVAGSGMSGLALLLLGMGHKVSGCDRVTTSETDRMQGQGLLFSCPQTEASGKGADLVVYSSAIRPENPAYAAAVKAGTPLIRRAECLAAILHTKAGIIISGTHGKTTTSSMAAHILRESGLKPSYYVGAEIPILGANARWEEDGRSMVAEGDESDGTLALYRPEHSVILNIEAEHLDFYRDLDHIKEVFAKLADQTTGTIVYCAESGVAREICAGRANAVSYGWESTDEHTDYTASEIRDLKGSSAFKVKKNGKVLGDIELAIPGEHNILNSLAAIAVADSCGAEFSLIARALSSFAGAKRRFETKYLTPAYRIVDDYGHHPTELAATLQTARSLKPARVVVLFQPHRYTRTQALADEFGKVLQAADLVFITDVYPASEPPIPGITGQTLVDAMRENGDIPAKFLPDLATAHHAVGNSLEPGDLLITLGAGNVHEAGTRIAADLKILEEMIALLPEGNIDGKLYEPMRKHTTLLVGGPAQYWIEPHAFYAFAFLVDYCRGRGIPIRVVGRGSNILVRDGGIPGAVIHPTGGAFSELSIDAKGHVVAGVGVRLKKLASYAGAHGIGGFEWMEGIPGNVGGSLRMNAGAMGIETFDQVVRVTFLDEDGVIRTRERDEIVADYRNVRELRRNFALQAVFKGKNDSHENIRERWQESREKRKNTQPIAASAGCTFKNPEEIPAGRLIDSLGLKGKAVGQAAVSDVHGNFIVNNGKASAKDIISLIESIRKTAKEERGVDLETEVKIIGEEEPTF, via the coding sequence ATGACCGATCTCTCCCCAATCCTTACCGACCGATCGAACCCAATCCACATCCACCTGATCGGCGTCGCCGGATCCGGGATGAGCGGGCTGGCGTTGCTCTTGCTAGGCATGGGGCACAAGGTTTCTGGATGCGACCGCGTCACAACCTCTGAGACAGACCGGATGCAGGGGCAGGGGCTGTTGTTTTCCTGTCCGCAGACGGAGGCTTCCGGAAAAGGGGCGGATCTGGTGGTGTATTCCTCGGCGATCCGTCCGGAAAACCCAGCCTATGCCGCAGCGGTGAAGGCGGGCACCCCACTGATCCGCCGTGCGGAATGCCTCGCGGCCATCCTCCACACCAAGGCGGGCATCATCATTTCCGGCACACATGGGAAAACCACCACCTCCTCGATGGCCGCCCACATCCTCCGTGAAAGCGGGTTGAAGCCATCCTACTATGTCGGCGCGGAAATCCCGATTCTCGGCGCGAACGCCCGCTGGGAGGAGGATGGCCGTTCCATGGTCGCGGAGGGCGATGAATCCGACGGCACCCTCGCCCTCTACCGCCCGGAGCATTCCGTGATCCTCAACATCGAGGCGGAGCACCTCGATTTCTACCGCGACCTCGACCACATCAAGGAGGTTTTCGCGAAGCTCGCCGACCAAACTACTGGAACCATCGTATATTGTGCCGAGAGCGGGGTCGCCCGCGAAATCTGCGCCGGGCGGGCGAACGCGGTCTCCTACGGCTGGGAAAGCACCGACGAGCACACGGACTACACCGCTTCGGAGATCCGGGATCTGAAAGGTTCCTCCGCGTTCAAGGTGAAGAAGAACGGCAAGGTGCTCGGCGACATCGAGCTGGCCATCCCCGGCGAGCACAACATCCTCAACTCCCTCGCAGCGATCGCGGTTGCCGACAGCTGCGGCGCGGAGTTTTCCCTGATCGCCCGCGCTCTTTCCTCCTTCGCCGGTGCCAAGCGGCGTTTCGAGACGAAATATCTCACGCCCGCCTATCGCATCGTCGATGACTACGGCCACCATCCCACCGAGCTGGCCGCAACGTTGCAGACGGCGCGCTCGCTCAAGCCCGCGCGCGTGGTTGTGCTTTTCCAACCGCACCGCTACACGCGCACCCAGGCGCTGGCGGATGAGTTCGGGAAAGTCCTGCAGGCCGCGGATCTCGTTTTCATCACCGACGTCTATCCGGCATCCGAGCCGCCCATCCCCGGGATCACCGGCCAGACACTCGTCGATGCGATGAGGGAAAACGGCGATATCCCCGCGAAGTTTCTCCCCGACCTCGCCACCGCCCACCACGCAGTCGGCAACTCACTCGAGCCCGGTGACCTGCTCATCACCCTCGGCGCCGGCAACGTCCACGAAGCCGGCACCCGCATCGCCGCCGATCTCAAGATCCTCGAGGAAATGATCGCCCTGCTTCCGGAGGGGAACATCGACGGGAAACTCTACGAGCCGATGCGCAAGCACACCACGCTGCTCGTCGGCGGCCCGGCGCAATACTGGATCGAGCCGCATGCGTTCTATGCCTTCGCGTTCCTCGTGGATTACTGCCGGGGGCGCGGCATCCCGATCCGTGTCGTCGGGCGCGGATCGAATATCCTCGTCCGCGACGGCGGCATTCCCGGCGCGGTCATCCATCCCACCGGCGGGGCGTTTTCCGAACTCTCCATCGACGCAAAGGGTCATGTCGTCGCAGGTGTCGGCGTGCGCCTGAAGAAACTCGCATCGTACGCGGGCGCGCACGGGATCGGCGGATTCGAATGGATGGAGGGCATACCCGGGAACGTCGGCGGCTCGCTGCGCATGAACGCCGGGGCCATGGGGATCGAGACCTTCGACCAGGTTGTCCGCGTCACCTTTCTCGACGAGGATGGCGTGATCCGCACCCGCGAGCGGGATGAGATCGTCGCGGACTACCGGAACGTCCGCGAGCTGAGGAGGAACTTCGCGCTCCAGGCGGTTTTCAAGGGCAAGAACGACAGCCACGAGAACATCAGGGAGCGCTGGCAGGAATCCCGGGAGAAGCGCAAGAACACACAGCCCATCGCCGCCTCCGCCGGCTGCACCTTCAAGAACCCGGAGGAAATCCCCGCAGGCCGCCTGATCGACTCGCTGGGACTGAAAGGAAAGGCTGTCGGCCAGGCCGCCGTATCCGACGTGCACGGGAATTTCATCGTCAACAACGGCAAGGCCTCCGCCAAGGACATCATTTCGCTCATCGAATCCATCCGGAAAACCGCGAAGGAAGAACGCGGTGTTGACCTTGAAACCGAGGTCAAGATCATCGGCGAAGAGGAACCCACATTCTAA
- a CDS encoding IS3 family transposase, with the protein MSCKGHRIFPYLLRNRDISTVDEVWCADITYIPMEKGHAYLVAVMDWHSRAVLAWEISNTMDSAFCVRTLRAALRSTGRKPKIFNTDQGSQFTGADWISELQGHGIQISMDGRGRWMDNVFIERLWRSLKYEKLRLWSYRTIPELRALTADWMEFYNHRRKHQTHGYGTPWSVYEPPACQAA; encoded by the coding sequence GTGTCCTGCAAAGGGCACAGGATCTTCCCCTACCTGTTGCGCAACCGGGACATCAGCACCGTTGATGAAGTGTGGTGCGCCGACATCACCTACATCCCCATGGAAAAAGGCCACGCCTACCTGGTGGCGGTCATGGACTGGCACAGCCGCGCCGTGCTCGCCTGGGAGATCAGCAACACGATGGACAGTGCGTTCTGTGTCCGCACGCTGCGCGCCGCGCTGCGCAGCACAGGGCGCAAGCCGAAGATCTTCAACACTGACCAGGGCAGCCAGTTCACAGGGGCGGATTGGATCTCCGAACTCCAAGGCCATGGAATCCAGATCAGCATGGATGGCCGGGGGCGCTGGATGGACAACGTGTTCATCGAGCGCCTGTGGCGCAGCCTCAAGTATGAGAAGCTGCGGCTCTGGAGCTACCGGACCATCCCCGAACTCCGTGCCCTGACCGCCGACTGGATGGAGTTCTACAACCACCGCCGGAAGCACCAGACTCACGGCTACGGCACACCGTGGTCGGTTTACGAACCGCCAGCCTGCCAAGCCGCCTGA
- a CDS encoding PEP-CTERM sorting domain-containing protein, whose product MTNTSPSSSTRALANQYLTNINSYSAANITYLTNSKYQNMVGFSGSKAIPEPATLGLVALSGLMLLRRKRK is encoded by the coding sequence GTGACCAACACAAGCCCGAGTTCCAGCACGAGGGCACTGGCAAACCAGTATCTCACGAACATCAACAGTTATTCTGCGGCGAACATCACCTACCTGACGAACTCCAAATACCAGAACATGGTGGGCTTCAGCGGCTCCAAGGCGATCCCTGAGCCAGCCACTTTGGGCCTGGTTGCGCTATCCGGTTTGATGCTCCTGCGCCGCAAAAGGAAATAA